The following coding sequences are from one Hippopotamus amphibius kiboko isolate mHipAmp2 chromosome 9, mHipAmp2.hap2, whole genome shotgun sequence window:
- the LOC130860999 gene encoding mucin-12-like, with the protein MSSPGLLPSTSAGYPPTTSFPPRSPSSTTPSEDSTSTVSAHSSHSTHSPSPASPSTPAERSTAAADAAQTSSTVTGDTTIFSSVSVSSEPTVSTEASPSSATASSEVPSSTGQASTSPAVSGSTATPVTLNPTESSTISASSQATDSSATSSTEGQCYNGTIWNGKECVCPQGYSGYQCQSPVEYVFIEIPKKINATVDVRVKVTNWNFTKDLNDSLSNIHQEFVKVFKSQMDKVYGGNDFPQYRGVIIMRLLPGSVVVEHEVVMEADFTSESQPLFANLTKIIRAKIMSETGNLPSNSEVCKNTSLLCYNKEDTLVNETANLGFDLQEQCSQNVAKDFAQFYYVDDLNGKLACVTKCTSGTKSQMNCHHGQCQLQQSGPRCLCLNSDTHWHWGESCEFSTSKSMVYGIVGAVAVLLVVSVVVLTVLLSLSQRKLYRQEYNLSRGWQEEDIPGNFQSTGVWEGQNLKGDTFALESIYRNFQPSLHNVDPNRELHIQRPTVVTTPQ; encoded by the exons ATGTCAAGCCCTGGTCTCTTGCCTAGCACTTCTGCTGGTTATCCGCCAACAACATCTTTCCCTCCACGATCTCCATCCTCTACAACGCCCTCAGAGGATTCCACATCAACAGTCTCTGCTCACTCTTCCCACAGCACACACAGTCCCAGTCCTGCTTCCCCATCAACGCCAGCTGAGCGCTCTACCGCCGCAGCAGACGCTGCTCAAACATCCTCCACTGTCACGGGGGACACAAccatcttctcctctgtgtctgtgtcatcGGAACCCACAGTTTCCACGGAGGCTTCCCCTAGCTCGGCCACTGCGAGTTCTGAAGTCCCATCGAGCACCGGACAGGCATCCACCAGTCCCGCTGTGTCAGGGTCGACCGCCACGCCAGTCACACTGAATCCCACGGAGAGCAGCACCATCTCTGCATCTTCTCAAGCCACAGACTCATCTGCCACGAGCTCTACTGAAG GGCAGTGCTACAATGGGACCATTtggaatggaaaagaatgtgtctGTCCCCAAGGCTACTCTGGTTACCAGTGTCAGTCCCCCGTGGAATATGTCTTCATAG AAATCCCGAAAAAAATCAATGCCACTGTAGACGTAAGAGTGAAAGTGACTAACTGGAATTTCACAAAAGACCTCAATGACAGCCTCTCCAATATACACCAGGAGTTCGTTAAAGTATTCAAGAGTCAG ATGGATAAAGTTTACGGTGGCAATGACTTTCCCCAATACAGAGGCGTGATCATTATGAGACTGCT CCCTGGTAGTGTTGTGGTGGAACATGAAGTTGTCATGGAGGCAGACTTCACTTCAGAGTCTCAGCCGCTGTTTGCAAACCTCACTAAGATCATAAGGGCCAAGATTATGAGTGAGACCGGAAATCTACCCAGCAATTCTGAAGTGTGCAAAA ATACCTCACTCCTGTGCTACAACAAGGAGGACACCTTGGTGAATGAGACTGCAAACCTTGGCTTTGACCTGCAAG AGCAATGCTCTCAGAATGTTGCGAAGGACTTCGCCCAATTCTACTATGTGGATGATCTGAATGGGAAGCTGGCCTGTGTGACCAAGTGCACCTCAGGGACGAAGTCGCAAATGAACTGTCACCACGGCCAGTGCCAGCTGCAGCAAAGTGGCCCCCGTTGCCT ATGCCTGAACTCAGACACGCACTGGCACTGGGGGGAAAGCTgtgaattcagcaccagcaagaGCATGGTGTATGGGATCGTGGGGGCCGTGGCGGTGCTGCTGGTGGTCTCAGTGGTGGTCCTGACCGTCTTACTCAGCCTATCCCAGAGAAAACTGTACAG GCAAGAGTACAACCTGTCTCGAGGGTGGCAAGAAGAAGACATCCCTGGCAATTTCCAGAGCACAGGCGTCTGGGAAG